A window of Actinomycetes bacterium contains these coding sequences:
- a CDS encoding N-acetyltransferase, translating into MEALTVVEIEQVRPEDHEAVTAVVGAAFVHQPEVPDLVRLIRDSPQYVAELELVARVEGAVAGHTMISHAALVDADGTRHDVLTLSPLSVAPQHERQGIGSALVCEALARAERTDAPLILLEGSPAYYPRFGFTDARPHGITFDLPDWSAPEAGMVYLLPRYDPAVRGRVDYPPAFATLGGH; encoded by the coding sequence GTGGAGGCACTGACAGTGGTGGAGATCGAGCAGGTGCGGCCCGAGGACCACGAAGCAGTCACCGCGGTCGTCGGCGCCGCCTTCGTCCACCAGCCCGAGGTGCCCGACCTGGTGCGGCTGATCCGCGACTCCCCGCAGTACGTCGCGGAGCTGGAGCTCGTGGCCCGCGTCGAGGGAGCCGTGGCCGGGCACACGATGATCAGCCACGCGGCCCTGGTCGACGCCGACGGCACCCGCCACGACGTACTCACGCTGTCACCGCTCTCCGTCGCCCCCCAGCACGAGCGCCAAGGCATCGGCAGCGCCCTGGTATGCGAGGCACTCGCCCGCGCCGAGCGCACCGACGCGCCGCTGATCCTCCTCGAGGGCAGCCCGGCCTACTACCCGCGCTTCGGCTTCACCGACGCCCGGCCGCACGGCATCACGTTCGACCTGCCCGACTGGTCAGCGCCCGAGGCAGGCATGGTCTACCTCCTGCCGCGCTACGACCCGGCGGTGCGCGGCCGCGTCGACTACCCGCCTGCCTTCGCCACCCTCGGTGGCCACTGA
- a CDS encoding protein-tyrosine phosphatase family protein — translation MPKVESWSREDPGVLVLPSGRLVRGRGLRHPLPGGSLPTYALYLLGREPSPQAWPSTWLRWPDFRLPADRDEAAAALRDTLARLTEDRVEVACSGGRGRTGTALACLVALDTGTTEGAVDWVRAHYDPRAVETPAQRRYVARFLDDAGAGLS, via the coding sequence GTGCCCAAAGTCGAGTCGTGGTCGCGGGAGGACCCGGGCGTGCTGGTGCTGCCGTCCGGGCGGCTGGTGCGCGGCCGGGGTCTGCGCCACCCGCTCCCCGGCGGATCGCTGCCGACGTACGCCCTCTACCTGCTGGGCCGGGAACCCTCTCCCCAGGCCTGGCCGAGCACCTGGCTGCGCTGGCCGGACTTCCGGCTGCCCGCCGACCGCGACGAGGCGGCGGCGGCCCTCCGCGACACCCTCGCGCGGCTCACCGAGGACCGGGTCGAGGTCGCGTGCAGCGGCGGCCGCGGCCGCACCGGCACCGCGCTGGCCTGCCTGGTCGCCCTCGACACCGGCACGACCGAGGGCGCCGTCGACTGGGTCCGTGCGCACTACGACCCGCGCGCGGTGGAGACGCCGGCCCAGCGGCGCTACGTCGCCCGCTTCCTCGACGACGCAGGGGCCGGGCTCAGCTGA
- a CDS encoding FAD-binding oxidoreductase, whose product MSTTTTPSAAGDLRSRMTGRVLTAADDGYDAARVVMLGGTDPHPSVIARPVDDADVAAVVGYARDNGLALAVRSGGHSGAAHSTVDDGIVLDLRDMKRMDIDADAGTGWVESGVTAGEFTAEAAKHGLAVGFGDTGSVGLGGLVTGGGVGYLARKHGLTIDNLIAADVVTADGQVRRVDADTEPELFWAIRGGGGNFGVVTRFRLRLAELPQVYGGMLVLPATAEAVAGFLAAAEEAPDELSSIANVMNCPPLPFVDASVHGSIVIMAVLCWAGDVEQGPAALAPFVGLAEPLADMVGPKAYADLFPPEDPDYHPLAVARTMFLDGVDVGCAKAVLDALESSDAALRAVQMRVLGGAISRVAPDATAYNHRSGRVMANVAAFYDGPDDKAAKQQWIEETSALLDTGDAGAYANFLADEGEERVRAAYPGATWERLQAVKATYDPENLFRRNQNVPPRQRSAG is encoded by the coding sequence ATGTCCACCACCACCACACCTTCCGCCGCAGGCGACCTCCGGTCGCGGATGACCGGCCGCGTCCTGACCGCGGCCGACGACGGCTACGACGCGGCCCGCGTCGTGATGCTCGGCGGGACAGATCCCCATCCCTCCGTCATCGCCCGGCCGGTCGACGACGCCGACGTGGCGGCCGTCGTGGGCTACGCCCGGGACAACGGGCTCGCTCTCGCCGTGCGCAGCGGCGGGCACAGCGGCGCGGCGCACAGCACCGTCGACGACGGCATCGTGCTCGACCTGCGCGACATGAAGCGGATGGACATCGACGCAGACGCGGGGACGGGCTGGGTCGAGTCGGGGGTGACGGCCGGTGAGTTCACCGCCGAGGCGGCGAAGCACGGGCTGGCGGTCGGCTTCGGCGACACCGGGTCGGTGGGGCTCGGTGGCCTGGTGACCGGCGGCGGCGTCGGCTACCTCGCGCGCAAGCACGGGCTGACGATCGACAACCTGATCGCCGCCGACGTGGTCACCGCCGACGGGCAGGTGCGCCGGGTGGACGCCGACACCGAGCCGGAGCTCTTCTGGGCGATCCGCGGCGGCGGCGGGAACTTCGGGGTGGTGACCCGCTTCCGGCTCCGGCTGGCCGAGCTGCCGCAGGTCTACGGCGGGATGCTGGTGCTGCCGGCGACGGCCGAGGCGGTGGCCGGCTTCCTGGCCGCGGCCGAGGAGGCGCCGGACGAGCTGAGCTCGATCGCCAACGTGATGAACTGCCCGCCGCTGCCCTTCGTCGACGCGTCGGTGCACGGCTCGATCGTCATCATGGCGGTGCTCTGCTGGGCCGGTGACGTCGAGCAGGGCCCAGCGGCGTTGGCGCCCTTCGTCGGGCTGGCCGAGCCGCTGGCCGACATGGTGGGGCCGAAGGCCTACGCGGATCTCTTCCCGCCGGAGGACCCCGACTACCACCCGCTCGCGGTGGCACGGACGATGTTCCTCGACGGCGTCGACGTCGGCTGCGCCAAGGCGGTGCTCGACGCGCTGGAGTCGTCGGACGCGGCGCTGCGGGCCGTGCAGATGCGGGTGCTCGGCGGTGCGATCTCGCGCGTGGCGCCGGACGCGACGGCCTACAACCACCGCTCGGGCCGAGTGATGGCCAACGTGGCGGCGTTCTACGACGGGCCGGACGACAAGGCGGCCAAGCAGCAGTGGATCGAGGAGACCAGCGCGCTGCTGGACACCGGTGACGCGGGTGCCTACGCCAACTTCCTGGCCGACGAGGGCGAGGAGCGGGTCCGCGCGGCCTACCCGGGCGCCACCTGGGAGCGGTTGCAGGCGGTCAAGGCGACGTACGACCCGGAGAACCTCTTCCGCCGCAACCAGAACGTGCCGCCGCGCCAGAGGTCGGCCGGCTGA
- a CDS encoding alanine racemase, whose protein sequence is MSDLLARYETALGDRVGPLAFVDLDAFDANAAHLLGQAGGLPVRVASKSLRCASLVKRALAHPRVGGASGSVFRGVLAFTPAEALHLAWHGIDDVLVAYPSVDRAALSSVAWRAREQGAGRIVLMVDSVEVASLVSSAARNARVRLPVAVDIDASWRPVRGMVVGPRRSPVVTPAQAVALVGSLAADPALKVVGLMAYEGQVAGVGDRVPGRPVRSAAIRAMQRASMRALGRRLPAVVDAVRRELAQHGQLLELVNGGGTGSLSRTSAAGVATELSAGSGLYASTLFDTYRSLALQPAAYFVLPVVRRPGPGVATLLGGGYIASGAAGRDRLPLPSLPPGLRLTGTEGAGEVQTPLGGPAADRLAVGDRVYFRHAKAGELAERFSTLLLISGDRVLDEVPTYRGEGKTFL, encoded by the coding sequence ATGAGCGACCTGCTGGCGCGTTACGAGACGGCGTTGGGGGACCGGGTTGGCCCCCTGGCGTTCGTCGACTTGGACGCGTTCGATGCCAACGCGGCGCATTTACTCGGACAGGCCGGCGGGCTGCCGGTGCGGGTGGCCTCGAAGTCGCTGCGCTGCGCGTCGCTGGTGAAGCGCGCACTGGCGCACCCGCGAGTGGGCGGGGCGTCGGGGTCGGTGTTCCGCGGGGTGCTTGCCTTCACCCCGGCTGAGGCGCTGCACCTCGCCTGGCACGGCATCGATGACGTGCTCGTCGCCTACCCGAGCGTCGACCGCGCGGCGCTGTCATCGGTGGCCTGGCGGGCGCGGGAGCAGGGCGCCGGCCGCATCGTGCTGATGGTCGACTCGGTCGAGGTGGCGTCGTTGGTGTCGTCGGCGGCGCGGAACGCGCGGGTCCGGCTGCCGGTCGCGGTGGACATCGACGCGTCGTGGCGTCCGGTGCGAGGCATGGTCGTCGGACCGCGGCGGTCGCCGGTGGTGACGCCGGCGCAGGCGGTTGCGCTGGTGGGGTCGCTGGCCGCCGACCCGGCCCTGAAGGTGGTCGGGCTGATGGCCTACGAGGGTCAGGTCGCCGGGGTGGGCGACCGGGTGCCCGGGCGTCCGGTGCGGAGCGCGGCGATCCGGGCGATGCAGCGCGCGTCGATGCGCGCGCTCGGTCGTCGGCTCCCTGCCGTCGTCGACGCCGTACGTCGTGAGCTGGCCCAGCACGGGCAGCTCCTGGAGCTGGTCAACGGCGGGGGGACGGGCTCGTTGTCCCGGACCTCTGCGGCTGGCGTGGCGACCGAGCTGTCGGCAGGGTCGGGCCTCTATGCGTCGACGCTGTTCGACACCTATCGGTCACTGGCGTTGCAGCCGGCGGCGTACTTCGTGCTGCCGGTGGTCCGTCGGCCGGGGCCGGGTGTGGCGACGCTGCTCGGCGGCGGCTACATCGCGTCCGGCGCGGCCGGTCGAGACCGGCTGCCGCTGCCGTCGCTGCCGCCGGGGCTGCGACTGACCGGCACCGAGGGAGCAGGCGAGGTGCAGACGCCGTTGGGTGGTCCTGCCGCCGACCGGCTTGCCGTCGGTGACCGCGTCTACTTCCGGCACGCGAAGGCCGGCGAGCTCGCCGAGCGCTTCTCCACGCTGCTGCTCATCAGCGGTGATCGGGTCCT
- a CDS encoding D-arabinono-1,4-lactone oxidase, translating to MAGPGLWRNWSGDQSCTPRRMERPVDEAGVVDAVCRAAADGLVVRPVGSGHSFTPLCVTDGVQLDLGALDRLLDVSADGVARVQAGMTLHDLSVALHAHGRALENLGDIDKQTVGGALATATHGTGAAYRNLSSALVDGRLVAADGAVHRLADPSVPELVPGLLPAAQVSLGALGVLTEVSLRTVPAFRLRKREEPQPLRDVLAGLDDLLARHDHVEFYAVPWSGRALVMTSDRTDESAAPPPAWRTWLTDELLNNRALELVQRTGRRFPSSQPTLARLTGAAMGSSTRLDDSHRVFCSERRVRFVESEWALPRDCAVEALSSVLSLVERRRLPVSFPIEVRFLAGDDALLSTAHGRETAYVAVHQYVGAPFEEYFSLVEEVMLALDGRPHWGKRHRADASVLAPRYPGWERFAAVRSRLDPSGVFLNDHLARTLGLR from the coding sequence GTGGCGGGTCCCGGTCTGTGGCGCAACTGGTCCGGCGACCAGTCGTGCACCCCGCGGCGGATGGAGCGCCCGGTCGACGAGGCGGGCGTCGTGGACGCGGTCTGCCGGGCCGCAGCCGACGGGCTGGTGGTGCGGCCGGTCGGGTCGGGTCACTCGTTCACGCCGCTGTGCGTGACCGACGGCGTGCAGCTGGACCTGGGCGCGCTGGACCGGCTGCTCGACGTGTCCGCGGACGGCGTCGCTCGGGTGCAGGCCGGCATGACGCTGCACGACCTGTCGGTCGCCCTGCATGCGCACGGCCGGGCGCTGGAGAACCTCGGCGACATCGACAAGCAGACGGTTGGGGGCGCGCTGGCGACGGCGACCCACGGCACCGGTGCCGCCTACCGCAACCTGTCGTCGGCGCTGGTCGACGGCCGGCTGGTCGCGGCCGACGGGGCGGTGCACCGGCTGGCCGACCCCTCGGTGCCGGAGCTGGTGCCGGGCCTGCTGCCCGCCGCCCAGGTGTCGCTCGGCGCCCTCGGTGTCCTGACCGAGGTGTCGCTGCGCACGGTGCCGGCGTTCCGGCTGCGCAAGCGGGAGGAGCCGCAGCCGCTGCGCGACGTGCTGGCCGGGCTCGACGATCTGCTGGCCCGCCACGACCACGTCGAGTTCTACGCGGTGCCGTGGTCGGGCCGCGCGCTGGTGATGACGTCGGACCGGACCGACGAGTCGGCCGCGCCGCCACCGGCGTGGCGCACCTGGCTGACCGACGAGCTGCTGAACAACCGGGCGCTCGAGCTGGTGCAGCGGACAGGTCGCCGGTTCCCGTCGTCGCAGCCGACGCTGGCCCGGCTGACTGGCGCCGCGATGGGCAGCAGCACCCGGCTCGACGACAGCCACCGGGTGTTCTGCAGCGAGCGCAGGGTGCGCTTCGTCGAGTCGGAGTGGGCACTGCCGCGTGACTGTGCCGTGGAGGCGCTGTCGTCGGTGCTGTCGCTGGTCGAGCGCCGGCGGCTGCCGGTGTCGTTCCCGATCGAGGTGCGCTTCCTCGCCGGCGACGACGCGCTGCTGTCGACGGCGCACGGCCGCGAGACCGCGTACGTCGCGGTGCACCAGTACGTCGGCGCGCCGTTCGAGGAGTACTTCTCGCTGGTCGAGGAGGTCATGCTCGCACTCGACGGGCGGCCGCACTGGGGCAAGCGGCACCGCGCCGACGCGTCGGTGCTGGCGCCGCGCTACCCGGGATGGGAGCGGTTCGCGGCGGTGCGGTCGCGGCTGGACCCGTCCGGCGTGTTCCTGAACGACCACCTGGCGCGGACGCTGGGCCTGCGATGA